The proteins below are encoded in one region of Planctopirus limnophila DSM 3776:
- a CDS encoding class I SAM-dependent methyltransferase, with protein sequence MSKVPDSLKPFLKEVSASLREKTYQKLILSRPLSNNEQVPTKVTVRPVLIQEEIHYQWVERVGPRELHQNLSADQLIQRVPSILGTLLGDARLFTSEAEICARYKGRGHFQMHRAKSQSLGSEPEAHNREKNYIIPPNEPCPFLAKAGIMSADGRVKAPMYHKFRQINRYLELIRDLKGTLQKPGSLRVVDYGCGKSYLTFALHHYLTVVEQRSVEMTGLDQRPDVIATCTAIADELQLTGLDFRVGQIVDLPIEGKIDLAVSLHACDTATDEALAAAVLREAQVIVAVPCCQHELRPQIRGESLSGLWKHGILAERFAADVTDALRALWLEQQGYQVQVIEFIELEHTPKNLAIRAVRVAKPSRESIRLAKERSQALKELCGITTTWLDRWDEQQVSAK encoded by the coding sequence ATGTCGAAAGTTCCTGATTCGCTGAAACCCTTTCTCAAAGAAGTTTCCGCCAGCCTGCGGGAAAAAACGTATCAGAAGTTGATCCTGAGCAGGCCGCTTTCGAACAATGAGCAGGTCCCTACCAAGGTGACTGTTCGGCCCGTGCTGATTCAGGAGGAGATTCACTATCAATGGGTCGAACGTGTGGGCCCGCGTGAACTGCACCAGAATCTCTCGGCAGATCAACTGATTCAACGAGTCCCTTCGATTCTGGGAACGCTTCTGGGTGATGCCCGCCTGTTTACCAGCGAAGCAGAAATCTGTGCCCGCTATAAAGGACGTGGCCATTTTCAGATGCATCGGGCCAAGAGCCAGTCGCTGGGCAGTGAGCCTGAGGCTCATAACCGCGAGAAGAACTATATCATTCCGCCGAATGAGCCCTGCCCTTTTCTCGCAAAAGCGGGGATCATGTCAGCTGATGGGCGAGTGAAGGCGCCAATGTATCATAAGTTCCGGCAGATCAACCGCTATCTGGAATTGATCCGCGATCTGAAAGGAACGTTGCAGAAACCTGGTTCATTGCGAGTGGTCGATTATGGCTGTGGCAAAAGCTATCTGACGTTCGCTCTGCACCATTACTTGACCGTTGTGGAACAGCGAAGTGTCGAGATGACAGGGCTGGATCAGCGGCCCGATGTCATCGCCACCTGCACGGCCATCGCCGATGAATTGCAGTTGACCGGGCTTGATTTTCGTGTCGGTCAGATTGTCGATCTACCGATTGAAGGAAAGATTGATCTGGCGGTTTCGCTCCATGCCTGTGATACAGCGACTGATGAAGCCTTGGCGGCAGCAGTGTTGAGAGAGGCTCAGGTGATTGTCGCTGTGCCGTGCTGCCAGCATGAACTCAGACCCCAAATCCGTGGGGAATCCCTTTCGGGCCTGTGGAAGCACGGCATTTTAGCAGAGCGGTTTGCTGCCGATGTGACGGATGCCCTGCGCGCGCTATGGCTCGAACAGCAGGGCTATCAGGTGCAGGTGATCGAGTTTATCGAGCTGGAGCATACGCCGAAGAACCTGGCGATTCGAGCGGTGCGTGTGGCGAAGCCAAGCCGGGAATCAATCCGGCTGGCGAAAGAGAGATCTCAGGCACTAAAAGAGCTTTGCGGCATTACGACAACCTGGCTTGATCGCTGGGATGAGCAGCAAGTGTCCGCCAAGTAG